The following proteins come from a genomic window of Chloracidobacterium sp.:
- the infA gene encoding translation initiation factor IF-1, whose translation MKEELIELGGVVIDKQPNAYFKVQVNDSDHVVLATISGRMRRNRIRILMGDRVDVELSPYDLTKGRITYRHK comes from the coding sequence ATGAAAGAAGAATTAATCGAACTCGGCGGTGTCGTCATCGACAAACAGCCAAACGCATATTTTAAGGTACAGGTGAACGACAGCGACCATGTCGTTCTTGCCACGATCTCAGGACGGATGCGCCGCAACCGCATTAGAATTCTAATGGGCGACCGCGTAGACGTCGAGTTATCGCCGTACGACCTGACCAAAGGCCGCATCACTTACCGACACAAGTAG
- a CDS encoding DUF4386 domain-containing protein: protein MATSPGRGRAVGALLLLQMATGLILPFVFILPINIGSPEFLVPALAESARVRAAVLVAFVGGALCIAIAATIFPVLRRRSETLAVALVASCTVSAALDAVHNGTVMSLLAVAKQAPDFPPGDASLIAMAATAYSARVAAHYAQLVGFAGWLFVFYTAMFRFRLVPRPIAVLGLAAIVFQFSGVTLSHYLGYTIQGIFAMPLAPVHLLTATWLLVKGFDRPAMGENQNEEVQCDSYVIS from the coding sequence ATGGCGACATCACCAGGCCGCGGCCGTGCGGTTGGCGCACTGCTTCTACTGCAAATGGCGACCGGGCTGATCCTGCCCTTTGTCTTTATACTTCCTATCAATATAGGCTCGCCGGAATTTCTCGTTCCGGCCCTCGCGGAATCAGCTCGCGTTCGTGCGGCGGTCCTTGTCGCGTTCGTTGGTGGGGCACTCTGTATTGCTATCGCCGCAACAATATTCCCCGTGCTCCGGCGACGCAGCGAGACTCTTGCGGTTGCACTTGTCGCGTCGTGTACTGTCAGTGCAGCCCTTGACGCAGTTCACAATGGAACGGTCATGTCGTTGCTGGCAGTTGCGAAACAGGCTCCGGATTTCCCTCCCGGCGACGCCTCGCTAATTGCAATGGCGGCCACTGCTTATTCCGCACGAGTTGCGGCACATTACGCCCAACTGGTCGGGTTTGCGGGTTGGCTTTTTGTGTTTTACACAGCGATGTTCCGGTTCAGGCTTGTCCCAAGGCCGATCGCGGTCTTAGGCCTCGCTGCCATCGTTTTCCAATTCTCGGGCGTAACGCTCTCACACTATCTCGGCTACACGATCCAAGGAATTTTCGCGATGCCGCTAGCCCCTGTCCATCTGTTGACCGCAACATGGCTATTGGTCAAAGGTTTCGATCGTCCCGCAATGGGCGAAAACCAGAATGAGGAGGTCCAATGCGATTCATACGTTATATCCTGA
- a CDS encoding dienelactone hydrolase family protein — protein sequence MERKTADEYPQELLDLFHEYQHGDIDRRSFLAGITKFAVGGLTVAAIFESLTPNYAWAQTVPKDDKTLTLGYETVASPAGNGSIKGYFAKPAKGKRFPAVLVIHENRGLNPYIEDVARRFAKAGFMAFAPDGLTSVGGYPGDEQKGVALFRTVDGKKMTEDFVASALWLKKRPDSTKKLGAVGFCFGGGMVNQLAVRLGKDLNAGVAFYGNQAGVADVPKIQAPLMFQYAGNDQRINAGIEAYEAALKANKKKFESFMYEGKQHGFHNDTTPRYDAESAKLAWERTLEFFKKNLK from the coding sequence ATGGAACGAAAAACCGCTGACGAATATCCGCAGGAGCTGTTGGACCTTTTTCACGAGTATCAGCACGGCGATATTGATCGCAGGTCGTTTCTTGCCGGAATAACGAAGTTCGCGGTCGGCGGGCTGACGGTTGCTGCGATCTTTGAGAGCCTGACACCCAACTATGCCTGGGCTCAGACGGTTCCGAAGGACGATAAGACCTTGACGCTCGGCTACGAGACCGTTGCGTCGCCCGCCGGAAACGGTTCGATAAAAGGCTATTTTGCGAAGCCTGCGAAAGGCAAAAGGTTTCCTGCGGTGCTTGTGATCCACGAAAATCGCGGCCTTAATCCATATATCGAGGATGTTGCCCGACGTTTTGCCAAAGCTGGATTTATGGCATTCGCTCCGGACGGCCTGACGTCGGTCGGTGGATATCCCGGCGATGAGCAGAAGGGCGTTGCACTTTTTCGCACCGTCGATGGCAAAAAGATGACCGAGGATTTTGTCGCCTCTGCCCTATGGCTGAAAAAACGGCCGGATAGCACAAAGAAATTGGGTGCGGTCGGTTTTTGTTTTGGCGGCGGAATGGTCAACCAACTCGCGGTTCGCCTTGGCAAAGACCTCAATGCCGGCGTCGCGTTTTATGGAAATCAGGCCGGCGTCGCAGATGTGCCGAAGATCCAGGCTCCCCTGATGTTCCAGTATGCCGGAAACGATCAGCGTATCAATGCCGGTATCGAAGCATACGAAGCCGCCCTTAAAGCAAACAAGAAGAAGTTCGAGTCTTTTATGTACGAAGGCAAGCAGCACGGCTTTCACAACGACACGACACCGCGTTATGACGCCGAATCAGCCAAGCTCGCATGGGAGCGGACGCTCGAATTCTTCAAAAAGAATTTGAAGTGA
- a CDS encoding VCBS repeat-containing protein, which produces MKFSVSVLILFVLLVFAFAGGVFDRSSSAQVKRHSEKGVAATVKRLGSKGSIRIVPPSEAGQLGSLLGDPCDFAAPIEFGQTIQGSLTAADCQLDDGTFADFYVFTGTATQTVTIDMSSGMFDTYLGLANLSGTFVVEDDDGGGGTNSRIIANLPETGVYVILANAFDPNTFGNYSLGLAGSTVCTVALTPTQQSVPGAGGTFTFNVETQAGCSWSTNYDIYGFINFVTSGGIGPGTVSYTVQPNNTGADRSMVIRVRGQDFTINQTFLVCTYSINPLSASHGPDAVTAEFMMNTPEGCPWIASYSGTGVWTSTELKRGPGPVVYTLSANNGGDRSSSITVAGHTFNIDQSGRNCTYSVSPQSLTISPAGTQNGLFTVNTQAGCTWNFSGGFNYVYFPDGYGGIGPGSKSFTVWPNYNFAPRSWIIQFSGLTTSNIGFIQNGIPYRTRFDFFGDSRADVGVFRPPTGQWYLINSAAPSANNQYSFGLGDDVLVPADYTGDRSTDVAVFRPSNGTWYFRDPGTGSYSSIAFGTTGDIPSPADYDGDGKADLAVFRPSTGFWFILRSTDVSVDIIPFGLTGDKPVPADFDADGRADIAIYRPSVGEWWIRQSNDGQVFAAQFGNSADRTVQGDFTGDGRADIAIWRPSNGFWYVLRSEDGSYYSFPFGTLDDIPVPADYDADGVIDAAVFRPSSSTWFINRSSLSVQTIQYGSAGDIPIPSVYVR; this is translated from the coding sequence ATGAAGTTTTCTGTTTCTGTCCTCATTTTGTTCGTCCTTTTGGTGTTTGCATTCGCTGGCGGCGTGTTCGATCGTTCATCGTCGGCTCAGGTAAAGCGCCATTCCGAAAAGGGCGTTGCAGCGACTGTTAAGCGTCTCGGAAGCAAAGGAAGTATAAGGATCGTACCGCCCTCAGAAGCAGGACAACTCGGTTCCCTGCTAGGCGATCCGTGTGACTTTGCCGCGCCGATCGAGTTTGGACAAACGATTCAGGGCTCGTTGACTGCTGCCGATTGCCAATTAGATGACGGCACCTTTGCCGATTTCTACGTCTTCACCGGCACCGCGACACAGACCGTGACGATCGACATGTCGTCCGGGATGTTCGACACATATCTGGGCCTTGCCAATCTTTCCGGCACTTTCGTTGTCGAGGACGACGATGGCGGCGGCGGGACCAATTCTCGGATCATCGCCAATCTGCCGGAAACAGGCGTATATGTCATCTTGGCGAACGCCTTCGACCCGAACACATTTGGAAATTATTCTCTCGGCCTCGCCGGTTCGACCGTTTGCACGGTCGCTCTCACGCCGACCCAGCAGTCGGTTCCCGGAGCCGGCGGCACGTTCACTTTTAACGTCGAGACCCAAGCCGGCTGCAGCTGGTCCACTAATTACGACATTTACGGTTTTATCAACTTCGTCACGAGCGGCGGCATTGGGCCGGGTACCGTTTCATATACGGTCCAGCCGAACAACACCGGAGCCGACCGTTCCATGGTGATTCGTGTCCGCGGCCAGGACTTTACCATCAACCAGACATTCTTGGTTTGTACTTATTCGATCAACCCGCTCAGCGCCAGCCACGGCCCGGATGCCGTTACCGCCGAATTCATGATGAATACCCCTGAGGGGTGTCCTTGGATCGCGTCCTACAGCGGCACTGGCGTCTGGACCTCGACAGAACTTAAACGAGGTCCCGGACCGGTCGTTTACACCCTTTCGGCCAACAACGGGGGCGATCGGAGCAGTTCGATCACGGTTGCCGGACACACATTCAACATCGATCAGTCCGGACGAAACTGCACCTATTCGGTTTCGCCCCAGAGCCTGACGATCTCGCCCGCCGGTACGCAGAACGGTCTATTTACGGTCAATACACAGGCCGGCTGCACGTGGAATTTCAGCGGTGGCTTTAACTATGTGTATTTCCCCGATGGATACGGCGGCATCGGCCCGGGCAGCAAGTCGTTCACGGTTTGGCCAAACTATAACTTTGCACCACGATCATGGATCATTCAGTTCTCTGGCCTGACCACGTCGAACATCGGCTTCATTCAAAACGGGATCCCGTATCGAACCCGTTTTGATTTCTTCGGCGACAGCAGAGCGGACGTCGGAGTTTTCCGGCCCCCGACCGGTCAATGGTATTTGATCAACAGCGCAGCACCATCAGCAAACAACCAGTATTCCTTTGGGCTTGGCGACGATGTACTGGTTCCGGCCGACTATACGGGTGACCGCAGCACGGACGTCGCCGTATTTCGCCCTTCTAACGGAACGTGGTATTTCCGTGACCCCGGTACCGGATCGTATTCGTCGATAGCGTTCGGAACCACCGGCGACATTCCGTCACCGGCAGATTATGATGGCGACGGAAAAGCCGACCTTGCTGTTTTCAGGCCCTCGACCGGATTCTGGTTCATTCTGCGTTCGACCGACGTTTCGGTCGACATCATTCCGTTCGGCCTGACAGGCGACAAACCCGTTCCTGCCGATTTTGACGCAGACGGCCGTGCCGATATAGCCATCTATCGGCCCTCGGTCGGCGAATGGTGGATCAGACAGAGCAATGACGGTCAGGTTTTTGCGGCTCAATTCGGTAATTCGGCTGACCGCACGGTCCAGGGCGATTTTACCGGCGACGGCCGAGCTGACATCGCGATCTGGCGGCCTTCGAACGGTTTTTGGTATGTGCTGAGAAGCGAGGACGGCAGCTATTACTCGTTCCCATTCGGCACGCTCGACGACATCCCGGTGCCGGCCGATTATGACGCCGACGGCGTTATCGATGCCGCCGTATTCCGGCCGTCGTCTTCGACCTGGTTCATAAACCGCTCGTCCTTAAGCGTACAGACCATTCAGTACGGATCCGCGGGCGACATCCCGATCCCGTCCGTTTACGTTCGATAG